A window of Gammaproteobacteria bacterium genomic DNA:
CATATCTTCTCTCCCGCACCCAATTAATATCTTCGAAAGTTATTTCATATAAATAGCCGTATCGCTCCAAATCTTCCATTCTTAAGATAATTTCTGTGACTGGAATACGCGGTGGATCAGGAAAACTATGAAAAGCTCTATGGGTAATTAAAGAACAACCCGACAGATTAAGTCTCTTTAAAAAGGAGCAATGCCGTTTAACAGCCTGGAAATCTACATCCGTTAACATGGCTGCATCACTAAGATCTAGATCTGTTAAAATTTCAAGCAGTGTCGGTGGAATCATGCTTGGTTGCTGACAGCGCACGGCTCCGCATTTTTCGTGAAGAAAAGTAAATAGCTCTGTATTATCTTTGGCTATTTCTAATGCTGTAGTAGTAAGTCCGTTTACAATATCCTTGACTGCATTAATGTCTGCATCATCATCTTGGATCATTTGAGTTATTTTTTTTGTATAAGACTTTAAATCTTCTCCGTGCTTATTCTTAGCTTCACTGATAAGCACAAATAATACCTCAGTAGCAGGTAATTGAAATCTCTCCTCACCTTCTAAACGCTCTTCCATTTTACGCTCCCGTATTAGTCCTCATGGCTATCACTGATAGCATCCCTGTGTTATCGGAGAAAATAATATAGATGTTTACTTGGCTGTCAAGATTAGGTTGTCACTCTACACGGTTGGCTATTTGCTCTCAGGCACTCAGCTTAGTATGACCCTCTCTATCATGAGCCTAATAAATCACTGACAAAACGTGACGCCAACATTCCTTCTCCACATTGACGAAATATACAAATTTTGTTAACATTGCTAATTAGAATTAATAAAATCAATTTTTTCATTATAATTAAAGCGAGGCTGGTTATGAGAACACTTTTGAAGTCCCTTTTTGTCATTATTATTATAGCGGCATCTAGCACGAGCTTTGCATTCCAGATCACACACAGCTACCCCAATATTAACTTTGGCTTTGGGCCTATGCACGTATACGTCCTCTCGAATGGAGCCACTCTCAAAGCTAGACCGGGAGATCCAGGAAAGCTAAAAGACCCCAGTGCTGTAGGTCCTGCAGAAACTTCGGCTGAAAATTGGCAAGTGGGCGATGAGGTTGAGACAGTGGTACTGACTGCTTTGGAGTGGGTAACACACAACAACCCGCCTGGGGCCGGCTGGATAGAAAAGCGATCACCGGTTGTTATTAATAGGAGCCGAGGCAATTCATTTCTTATATTGATGGAGTACATTAAATCTCCTTTAACCTGGGAAGGATCACGTATCGAAGATATTGGCTTTACATGGCCTCATACCAATGAGAAGGTCACTTGGCTGCGAACAGGCTCACACGGCTTGTTGCTTCCAGATCCAGGCATCAATCTAGAAGATTGGAAAGCGGGTGATTCCCTCCGTTTCAGAGCTTATGAATCGACTCATGGCATTACCTGGCTGATTTACAATGAGCGAACAAGTAACTACGCGTATCCTTTTGTAGAACAAGGCTCAATTGATCAATGGTCTCCCGCCACTCAACGCCTCCAAAGGATCACAAATTCTTTTGGCGAAACAACATTGCATTTTGATCGCTCTTTCCACTTTAGATTGCCCACCTCGCTATTTAAACCACGCGGTAAGCAAGCTATTTTTAAAGAGGGTGATAGTGCCATCGTTAAGATTAAAAAACAGATGGGTAACCAAGGTTATGGTATCGCGCTGCAAAATCCAGCTTCCGGAGTTGAAGTTATGGTGCGCGCAACGCAAGAATATGATGGGTACCCAGGATATTGGCAATTATCGGGCCTGGATTCAAATGGCAGTTTTTCCATAGTCGATTACCCTTATAAGATAAAACTGCAAAACTCAGCGGACTATGAAACAGTTCATAAGTTTAATAGTGTCGCTATTGCGGTTAATGCAACGAATAATGGATTTCTTTTGCTCGATGGTTTGGATTTTTGGAGCAAACAAGGATTACTCTCCGGATCTGCCGAAACCGATAATTACACGATTATCCCAGCAGAAAGTATTGTGTTAAAAACCGGATCTTCGGGAGTAGCCTATAAAGGTATTTTTCCCGATTGGACGGGGCATCATATGGGCGTATTTCCACAAGACTGGTGGAAGCCGTAAGTTAATTGCTTTCTAAATCGACTCAAGATTACTTTTTGTGCGATCATTTGTGACATTGCCAGTATTCAATGTTGTTTTAGGCTCTATTAATACAATATGCGCATCATCATCGGCTACGGGCATGTGCTCGATACCTTTTGGGACAATAACAAATTCGCCCTCATTAACTTCAATATCTTGATCGCGAAGTTTCATTAAAAGCTTTCCCTTCACAACGAGAAAAAGTTCATCTTCATTTTCGTGATGGTGCCATGTGAATTCACCTTTAAATTTAGCGACTTTAATTTGGGAGTCATTTAATTCACCAACGATTTTTGGCGACCAATATTCATTGACCAAAGTAAATTTTTCGCTCAAATTAACTTTCTTGATCATAGCGCTCTCCGATAAAATTTAGAATCTACGCTCATCGCTGGAAATTCTTTTGGCAGTTGTGACTTATCAATCTGTATGAACTTGTTATTTTCATAGAAACGATGAGCAGCAAGATAAGACGCTGTTGTGCCAAGAAAAATGTTACGCAGTTGCTTCTGGCGGCACCAAGTAATGGCGGCATCTAATAGCGCATGCGCAACACCCACATCCTTGCCTCTGAATGGTTTAGCGACGAACATTTTTCGCAACGCGACTTGCCTATTGCTTATATCAACTAGCGCAATAGTGCCGATGACTTCCTCGCCCTTCAATGCAATCCAAAAATTTCCGTTATCACGTTGATAGAAATCTTCTATCGTTTCCAAATCAGGTTGATCCGCCAACGTAATGGGTATGCCGAATTCTTCGATTTGAATACCCAGGATCAGATCGATACATCCCTTATTGTATTGAGCATCATATTGGCGGACAGTGAATTCATTCATGAGTTGCTACTCCTAAACGCGCATTTTCAAGTGCCATGGCATACAATCGAAGTCCTCTTTCTATTTGTTCTCGATCATGAATTGATACTGTTTTTAAAGCTCTTCGGACATTCACAATAGCTGACTGGTGAATACCATTGACTACCTTCTTACCCGCAGCCGTTAAAGTAAGCAATTTGTATCGCTTATCTAATTTATCAATCGTCGCAGCGACAAGTTTGTAATTTATCAGCTTCTTAACCATTCTACTTACCGTCGATTTATCCAGAATTAAAAGTTCCGTCAGCTCCAATTGGGTGAGCTGCACCCTCAAATCGAGTTCGATCAAAACGTGCCGAAACGATAATGGCAGGTCATAAGGCGATTCGTTTCCGAGCAATCCAAGTTCTCGCACGATTCGCCGCGATGACTCTCTAACCTTCAAAATATGTTGTATTAAATCACTCATAGGCATATAGTTGCATGATGCAACTAAATTGTCAAGGTCTTGTTCGGAAATGGCGTCGCGACACAGAAGTCCCGTTCATCGACAATATTCCTGGAATTTGATATGATTAGCCCATTCAAGCCCAACAGGAATCAAAAAAAATGCTAGCTAAAACAGATAAGACTACCAACACCCCAGAAACCACACATGCAACACCAATAAGTGAATGGCTTTTATTACAAGCGATCCAATTAGTGACTCGCGGATTACCAGACACCCCAAATCCCAATGAAGAATTTGATTTAAAAGACCTCACCGGCCACACATGGAAGCTACATCATGCTTCTCACTGGGCCCAAAACGATCTGCCTGCAATCGGTCTTGAAGAAAATTATCGGGGTCTTATCTTAGTTTGTGATGCGCTGAAAAAAGTCATATTAGTCCACCGAGGATTACAGCTGACTTCTCCGGAAAATCTTGCTGACGGCTTCAGTATCGGCGCAAATAAAATTCCAAAAATTGTCGATCCTGCACTTTTCTTCTCGAAAATTGCCTGCGAATTTGCCGATAGCCATGAATATGAATTAACTCATACTGGTTTTTCTTTAGGTGGATTTCTCGCGCAAATTACTGGCGCACAGTGTCATCATGAAAAGCAAAGACATAATAAAGTTATTTGTTTTGATGCTCCTGGTGCAAAAAAAACCATCAAAGCAAAAGGTTTTTCCGATAACCGCTCAAACACCACCAACTATCTCACAGCTCCCAATATTGTGAATACAATAACGCCTCATTATGGCGTTGTTAGACAAATCACTGCCTTTCAAGATAAAAATCTCTATTTAATGCCCGAACTTCAACTCTTGGTTACTGATAAAGCCGCAAGCCTAGATATACACTCTCCAGAAGAGACTGGCGTGAACGCTTTGCGAATGCTGATCATGGGAACGATGAATTTTTCACACAATCAAGATGATTTAAGATCCACACTTGCTTGTAACCCTTCCTTTGCCTTCAAAAAAGTGCGCGCTTGGCCCGTAGCTACTCTGAGTTTTGGCAGAAGTGATAACAAAGCGGATGATGCCACATCTAAGAAACTAGTAGACGATTGGTTAGGGATAACTTCTATGATCTTATCATTATCAAAAGAAATCCTGACTCGCAGCGGTCATGAGGACTTCAATGTGCTCAATTATCAATTGCCAATTGCCACAGTGCATCATCATCAAGATGAAGACCAAGAAAGCTTTTGCATCTCAACTCATAAGGTAGGCTCAACATTTTTTAGTC
This region includes:
- a CDS encoding cupin domain-containing protein, coding for MKKVNLSEKFTLVNEYWSPKIVGELNDSQIKVAKFKGEFTWHHHENEDELFLVVKGKLLMKLRDQDIEVNEGEFVIVPKGIEHMPVADDDAHIVLIEPKTTLNTGNVTNDRTKSNLESI
- a CDS encoding GNAT family N-acetyltransferase; its protein translation is MNEFTVRQYDAQYNKGCIDLILGIQIEEFGIPITLADQPDLETIEDFYQRDNGNFWIALKGEEVIGTIALVDISNRQVALRKMFVAKPFRGKDVGVAHALLDAAITWCRQKQLRNIFLGTTASYLAAHRFYENNKFIQIDKSQLPKEFPAMSVDSKFYRRAL
- a CDS encoding winged helix DNA-binding protein, producing the protein MSDLIQHILKVRESSRRIVRELGLLGNESPYDLPLSFRHVLIELDLRVQLTQLELTELLILDKSTVSRMVKKLINYKLVAATIDKLDKRYKLLTLTAAGKKVVNGIHQSAIVNVRRALKTVSIHDREQIERGLRLYAMALENARLGVATHE
- a CDS encoding DUF2974 domain-containing protein, whose translation is MLAKTDKTTNTPETTHATPISEWLLLQAIQLVTRGLPDTPNPNEEFDLKDLTGHTWKLHHASHWAQNDLPAIGLEENYRGLILVCDALKKVILVHRGLQLTSPENLADGFSIGANKIPKIVDPALFFSKIACEFADSHEYELTHTGFSLGGFLAQITGAQCHHEKQRHNKVICFDAPGAKKTIKAKGFSDNRSNTTNYLTAPNIVNTITPHYGVVRQITAFQDKNLYLMPELQLLVTDKAASLDIHSPEETGVNALRMLIMGTMNFSHNQDDLRSTLACNPSFAFKKVRAWPVATLSFGRSDNKADDATSKKLVDDWLGITSMILSLSKEILTRSGHEDFNVLNYQLPIATVHHHQDEDQESFCISTHKVGSTFFSPASPRLQTHREYDDKEMRTDSGPPL